The following is a genomic window from Ethanoligenens harbinense YUAN-3.
GTAGGTTGGATAGTATGTTAGCATGGCGATCTGCACGGCCAGTGTGACGGCGGACGCCACGGGCAGCAGGAAAGAAACAACGCCTTTGGTTTTATAGAGCTTCCACATTTCCACAGCGCCGATGCCCACCAGCGCGGCAAGCACCGGGCACATGACGGAAATATAGTATGGATGGAAGAAACTGGACACGCTGAAATAGCCGAACATGATGAGAAGTGAAACGCCCCACAGGAGCGTATGGCGCAGCAGCTTCCGGCGGGTGTCCGCATCCTCTCCCATGGATTTACGCATGCGGAGGATCAAAGCCAGGATAGCAAAGAACCCGAATGGGAGGAGCCAGCTGTCCTGCCCGCCGATGGTGGAGTTGAACATGCGGAGAATACTGGCGCTGCCGCCGCCGTTGAACATGCTGTTGCCTCCGCCGAAGGTTCCGCCAGGCGTGCTTTCGCCTCCAAAGTTTCCGCGGCTGAACCCGCTGTTTTCACCGCCGCCGAAATTGCCGCCCCATTCGCCGGCATTGCCGCCGGGTGCGCCATTCCCGTTGCCGGAGCCGCCGCCGGGTGCGCCGCTGAAGCCGCCGCCGTTGCCGGAGCCACCGCCGGATCCGCCGCTGAAGCTACCGCCGTTGGTGGACGGCGGGGTGGTGTTTCCAGCCGCTGTGGAGCCGCCGGCAGACGATTCCCCGGTGCCGCCTTGTGGTGCCTGCATCCGGTCGCCGCCGGCGCCTCCGTTGCCGCTGGTTTGCCCGGTGATGCGCTGGATGCCGTTATAGCCCAGCGCCAGTTCCAGTTCGGAGTTGGTGGTACTGTTGTCCACATACGGCCGCTCGCTTGCGGGCGTGAGGTCCACGATTGCCGACCAGGAGAGGGAGACTACCGCGAGCACCACCGCAGCCGCCACAAGATGCAGGATGCGTTTCTTCCATTTGATGTTGGTTGTGAGCAGATACGCCAAAAACATGGCGGGCAGGATGAGGAACGCCTCAAGCGTTTTGGCGTTGTAGGCGATGCCCAGCAACACCGCAGAGAGGAGCAGATAGCGCAGTTTGCCCTTGTCCGCAGCGGTCAGCAGTGCCCACGTGGCCAGCGCCATGAAGAAGATGAGGATGGAGTCGGTGTTGTTGGTTTTGCTCACGACGATGAAGATGGGGGAGAGTGCAAGTACGAGTGCCGAAATCAGCCCGGCGGCTTTGCCGAACCGGCGCCGCACCACATGATGGATGACGGCCACTGTGCCCACGGCCGCCAGACATTGCGGCAGGATAATGCTCCAGCCGTGGAAACCGAAGAGCTTGGCAGATGCCGTCTGTATCCATAAGGAAACCGGCGGTTTATCAACCGTTACCCATCCACCCGGATCGAGTGAGACGAAAAAGAAATTTTTCCAGCTCAGGGTCATGCTTTTGACTGCGGCCGCGTAAAATTCGTTGCTGTAGCCCTGGTTCCAGATGCCCCAGACGGAGAGAAATGCCGCCAGCGCCAAAATGGCCGCCAGCGCCAACTTGTCCCCGTGTTTTCGAATGATAGTCATATTGCTGCAACACCTCTTGTGACGGATTGGTTTGTTCGGTCGTAGCGGAGGAAAAGACGCCGGAGGAGCCGCGAAGGGTACAACCCGGCCACCTGTAAAGAGTATAGCCCGCTCATGTGAAGAGAACATGACGCGCCGGTGAATCTTTCCGCATGGACTTTTTCAGAATAGCCCGGCTTTGTGATGGGTTTGTGAAAGCCGGGTGAAACTTTGCACAAGAGGGGGGGTCCTCATTTTTCCACAACGAACATGGAAGGCAGGTAACGTTCCCCGTCGCCGCCGCTGGGCTTGTTCATCAACTGCCCGTTATAATACATCACGGTGGAGGCACCGCCGTCCAGGTTGGCGGCATTGTAGGCACCGTATTGCTGCATGATGTCCTGCACGTCCTTCAGCGTTGCTCCCACACTGTAGCCCGGCTGTCTGCCGTCGATGACCAGCAAGAGGATCTTGCCGTCTTTGGTCTGCCCGATGGCGGTGCGCGGCGCGATACCCCACCCGCCGTTGCCCGAGCTGATCATGGCTTGTCCGTTGACGATGAGGAATGGTTTGAACGTGACAGCCTCGGTGATGCCCTGAGCGAGAGCTTCTTTCGGCGTAAAGCTGCCCAGTGTGAGCACGCCGGTGTCGGTGAGGGCGACCATGCTGTAGCTGGTGCCCATGTCCCCATAAACAAGCTTTCCATTCGCGATGATACAGCCCAGCGGCACGCCGCCCGTGCTCTGGTCGTTTTCAAAGCCGCCCGCATTGACGCCGGCGGCCAGGTCAGCGTCGGACGCCATGACGGTTTTGAGCTTTTCACCCTTGGTGCCCAGTTGGTTGGAATAGGCCACATGCACTTTGGTCGGGTCGCTTATGATAAGCAGATGGCCTACATAACCATTCCCGCTGATATCGACCGACTGGATGGTATTGGTGCTCTCGCTCTGGGTGTCCGCCACCTGGATGGCCGCGATATCGGTGTTCTCGCTGGAGGTTTTCACCTGGTTGCTCTTCATGATGGCGTCGATGTCCTTGGCGCTGAAAAAGAGCTTTGCGAGATACTGGTGGTTGAGGGAAGTCATCGCCGAGGTGACGAACAGATCGCGGTAGGTGGTAAAAAACGGCGAATACAGCACCGTGAAGATGCCTGTTGCGGCGGCGACCAGCACCGCCGCAAAGACAATGCCGATCTGAAAAACGATTCGTTTGATGCGCATCGGTATCTGCCCTGCCTTTGGATCATAAAAGATCCTGTCGAATCCTGTGTGTTCATGCAGCAGTATACCAGATGCCCGGGGCGATTGTATAGATAATATGTAAATTTGACCGGTACCAGTAGGTGGAAGTTTCCGGAAAATGCGCCGCAATGCAAAAGCCGTCCTGCGCGGCGGCGGCCGCGCAGGACGGCGGGGAACAGCGGCGTTCCGTGTCAGTACCGGATGCACCGATCCTCACAGCGGATGAGGCGGTTGCTGTTGTGGTGCCTGGTGTGAAGCACCACGGGGTGCTTCCAGAGATCGTAGAGGTATTTCAATGTTTCTTCCGTGTATCCGGCGTCCAGTTCCCGCCCGTCGTAGACATGCTCCAGTGTGAGGGTCTTGTCCCGGCGGGACATTTCGATCACCCGGATATACGGGACCGTGCCCATGCCGGTGGTGTCCGCCAGCGTGTCGCGGATCTTTTTCCAGCCGGCCTCGTCGGCAATCTCCTCCACGAAGTAATCGGATGCCTGCTTGGCATATTTAAATAGATGGAGCTTTTCGCAGAGCTCTCTTGTGAGATATTTGCGGATGAACGACGCGTCGCGTTCCAGCGCGCGCACTTCGAAGATTTTTTCTTCCCCATAACGGGCCGCGATGTCACGCAGCATCTCAAACCCCAGGAAATACGGATTGAGGCCGCCGGGAATTGGCCGGACCACATCGTTGTGCCGTTTGATGAATTCCAGGTGCAGGGCGGGCGGCAGGTCCAGACGGCCGAGGGTGGTATAGTGCCAATAGCTGGCCCAGCCCTCGTTGAGGATCTTGGTCTCAATCTGGGGCAAAAAATAGGCGGCTTCTTCCCGCACGGCGCCCAGAATGGTCTGCTGCCAGTCCTCCAGATCCCCATGCGCCATGATGAACGCCAACAGGTCGTCTTCCGGCTCGAGCGGAATCTTTTCCAGTTCCGGAGGAAGGGCGGGCGTGTGCGGCTCCAGCAGGCTGCGGGATTCGCTCCGCCGGTTGTATTGGTCGATGCGTTCCTGGCGGCGTTCGGCATCGCTTTTGCGCTTTTCGCCCGCGGTGCGGCCGATTTGCAGCTTGACTGAATGCGCGGCGTTGAGCATTTCCTCCACTTTGGCATAGCCGATGCCGGGGTCGTTGATATAGCTGCGGATCATGGCGGCATGGCTGCGGAACGACTCCAGTGTGCGGCTGGCGTCGGTGCCTTCTTTGAACAGGCGGTTGTTCTTGAAAAAGTCGTTGTGCCCGTACACATGCGCCATGGTCAGAATCTGGAGCAGGAGCGTGTTGTCCCGGATGAGGTAGGCGATGCAGGGGTCGGAGTTGATGACCATTTCATACGGCAGACCGGAGAGGTTGTACCGGTAGAGCGTT
Proteins encoded in this region:
- a CDS encoding glycosyltransferase family 39 protein, producing the protein MTIIRKHGDKLALAAILALAAFLSVWGIWNQGYSNEFYAAAVKSMTLSWKNFFFVSLDPGGWVTVDKPPVSLWIQTASAKLFGFHGWSIILPQCLAAVGTVAVIHHVVRRRFGKAAGLISALVLALSPIFIVVSKTNNTDSILIFFMALATWALLTAADKGKLRYLLLSAVLLGIAYNAKTLEAFLILPAMFLAYLLTTNIKWKKRILHLVAAAVVLAVVSLSWSAIVDLTPASERPYVDNSTTNSELELALGYNGIQRITGQTSGNGGAGGDRMQAPQGGTGESSAGGSTAAGNTTPPSTNGGSFSGGSGGGSGNGGGFSGAPGGGSGNGNGAPGGNAGEWGGNFGGGENSGFSRGNFGGESTPGGTFGGGNSMFNGGGSASILRMFNSTIGGQDSWLLPFGFFAILALILRMRKSMGEDADTRRKLLRHTLLWGVSLLIMFGYFSVSSFFHPYYISVMCPVLAALVGIGAVEMWKLYKTKGVVSFLLPVASAVTLAVQIAMLTYYPTYAKVLIPLVLVFVGIPTAVLFVAKAFKKEQIGKLGMAAVSGITLAGLLLTPAVWTISSVVTNSFSSSIPSAGPTASEGNSSRGGFGGTQMGQGGAQMGQGSTGGAGFGGSGKSSGNSESSSSSKLISFLLQNNTGEKWLIAVPSASEAESIILATGKPVMAIGGFSGNDNTLSVSKLQQMVKAGEIKYFMVGGRGGSSSSELTAWVEANGTKVDTSEYSDSTSSSSDAGSFTRMGDSSGTLYDLSAYKNK
- a CDS encoding phosphodiester glycosidase family protein; its protein translation is MRIKRIVFQIGIVFAAVLVAAATGIFTVLYSPFFTTYRDLFVTSAMTSLNHQYLAKLFFSAKDIDAIMKSNQVKTSSENTDIAAIQVADTQSESTNTIQSVDISGNGYVGHLLIISDPTKVHVAYSNQLGTKGEKLKTVMASDADLAAGVNAGGFENDQSTGGVPLGCIIANGKLVYGDMGTSYSMVALTDTGVLTLGSFTPKEALAQGITEAVTFKPFLIVNGQAMISSGNGGWGIAPRTAIGQTKDGKILLLVIDGRQPGYSVGATLKDVQDIMQQYGAYNAANLDGGASTVMYYNGQLMNKPSGGDGERYLPSMFVVEK
- a CDS encoding SpoVR family protein encodes the protein MAYTLDDLENWNEKIEALSRTAGLDYYPQEFELVDYNEMIGYEAYTGMPSRYPHWSFGKSYEKIKTLYRYNLSGLPYEMVINSDPCIAYLIRDNTLLLQILTMAHVYGHNDFFKNNRLFKEGTDASRTLESFRSHAAMIRSYINDPGIGYAKVEEMLNAAHSVKLQIGRTAGEKRKSDAERRQERIDQYNRRSESRSLLEPHTPALPPELEKIPLEPEDDLLAFIMAHGDLEDWQQTILGAVREEAAYFLPQIETKILNEGWASYWHYTTLGRLDLPPALHLEFIKRHNDVVRPIPGGLNPYFLGFEMLRDIAARYGEEKIFEVRALERDASFIRKYLTRELCEKLHLFKYAKQASDYFVEEIADEAGWKKIRDTLADTTGMGTVPYIRVIEMSRRDKTLTLEHVYDGRELDAGYTEETLKYLYDLWKHPVVLHTRHHNSNRLIRCEDRCIRY